One segment of Bradyrhizobium sp. CB2312 DNA contains the following:
- a CDS encoding TRAP transporter substrate-binding protein — translation MPLSRRRFLAASAAASVFAPSLALAQAKEFRLGLITPNGHSWNKAALKFGDELKAATNGRLTLTVFHSGQLGNEPAMMQQLQSGALDMGFIQAAELGSRVPHIAAINAPYIVRSTPAVAKFVRHPAAIKLFEVLPQETGTIGLGWGITGMRAVFSSKDLNSLADIKGMKLRINPTPVYRDFYSSLGAAPTPIPTPQVFDAMANGQVDGLEADLEFSWNQRFDKVSKVILQMNAVFMPMAAVVSGRVWQSLPAADRELIAKTIKTTLDAQIDELAGNEPALIENFKNAPIPIRQVPAGDTEAVIAEFDKIWLPKAPVLAELRKVGATL, via the coding sequence ATGCCGCTTTCACGCCGCCGCTTTCTCGCCGCCAGTGCCGCCGCATCGGTGTTTGCGCCCTCGCTGGCGCTCGCCCAGGCCAAGGAATTCCGCCTCGGCCTGATCACGCCGAACGGCCATTCCTGGAACAAGGCCGCGCTCAAGTTCGGCGATGAGCTGAAGGCCGCCACCAACGGCCGCCTGACCCTGACCGTCTTCCACTCCGGCCAGCTCGGCAACGAGCCCGCGATGATGCAGCAATTGCAGTCCGGCGCGCTCGACATGGGCTTCATCCAGGCCGCCGAGCTCGGCTCGCGCGTGCCGCACATCGCCGCGATCAATGCGCCCTACATCGTCCGCTCGACGCCGGCGGTGGCGAAATTCGTGCGGCATCCGGCGGCCATCAAACTGTTCGAGGTGCTGCCGCAGGAGACCGGCACGATCGGCCTCGGCTGGGGCATCACCGGCATGCGCGCGGTGTTCTCCTCCAAGGACCTGAATTCGCTGGCCGACATCAAGGGCATGAAGCTGCGCATCAACCCGACTCCGGTCTATCGCGATTTCTATTCCTCGCTCGGCGCAGCCCCGACGCCGATCCCGACGCCGCAGGTGTTCGACGCCATGGCCAACGGCCAGGTCGACGGCCTCGAGGCCGACCTCGAATTCTCCTGGAACCAGCGCTTCGACAAGGTGTCGAAGGTGATCCTGCAGATGAACGCCGTCTTCATGCCGATGGCGGCGGTCGTCTCCGGCCGGGTCTGGCAGTCACTCCCCGCAGCCGACCGCGAGCTGATCGCCAAGACCATCAAGACGACGCTGGACGCGCAGATCGACGAGCTCGCCGGCAACGAGCCGGCGCTGATCGAGAACTTCAAGAACGCGCCGATCCCGATCCGTCAGGTCCCCGCCGGCGACACCGAGGCCGTGATCGCCGAGTTCGACAAGATCTGGCTGCCCAAGGCGCCCGTCCTCGCCGAGCTGCGCAAGGTCGGCGCCACGCTCTGA
- a CDS encoding hydroxymethylglutaryl-CoA lyase encodes MSDPVRIIEMGPRDGLQNEKTPVSVEARIAFIEALVAAGLHTVEVGAFVSPKAIPQMASSDAVLRGVAHVKGAEFHVLVPNEKGYDAARAAGAKVVSVFAAASEGFSRANINCTVAESIERFKPVLARAKADGVPVRGYISCVLGCPFDGVIKPKAVADLAKTLWDLGCSEISLGDTIGVGTPAKAKEMLRAVAANIPPAKLGMHFHDTYGQALANLYAGLEEGVRVIDAAAGGLGGCPYAPGATGNVATEDVVYMLEGMGVRTGVDMEKLLAATNAMSGVLGKPPVSRVASALNAKKKRAAT; translated from the coding sequence ATGAGCGATCCCGTCCGCATCATCGAGATGGGGCCGCGCGACGGCCTCCAGAACGAGAAGACGCCGGTCAGCGTCGAGGCCCGCATCGCCTTCATCGAGGCGCTGGTTGCGGCCGGCCTCCATACGGTCGAGGTCGGCGCCTTCGTCTCGCCCAAGGCGATCCCGCAGATGGCGAGCTCCGATGCCGTGCTGCGCGGCGTCGCCCACGTCAAGGGCGCCGAATTCCACGTGCTGGTGCCGAACGAGAAGGGGTATGACGCCGCCCGCGCCGCCGGCGCCAAGGTCGTTTCGGTGTTCGCTGCGGCCTCCGAAGGCTTTTCGCGGGCCAACATCAACTGCACCGTCGCGGAGTCCATCGAGCGCTTCAAGCCGGTGCTGGCGCGGGCCAAAGCCGACGGCGTGCCGGTTCGCGGCTATATTTCCTGTGTTCTCGGCTGTCCGTTCGACGGCGTGATCAAGCCGAAGGCGGTGGCCGATCTCGCCAAGACGCTGTGGGACCTCGGCTGCTCCGAGATCTCCCTCGGCGACACCATCGGCGTCGGCACCCCGGCCAAGGCGAAGGAGATGCTGCGTGCGGTGGCCGCCAACATTCCGCCCGCAAAACTCGGGATGCATTTCCACGACACCTATGGCCAGGCGCTCGCCAATCTCTATGCCGGCCTGGAGGAGGGCGTCCGCGTCATCGACGCCGCCGCCGGCGGCCTCGGCGGCTGTCCCTACGCGCCGGGCGCCACGGGTAACGTTGCGACAGAGGATGTGGTCTACATGCTCGAAGGCATGGGCGTCAGGACTGGTGTCGATATGGAGAAGCTGCTCGCGGCGACGAATGCGATGAGCGGCGTGCTCGGCAAGCCGCCGGTGAGCCGGGTGGCATCCGCGCTGAATGCGAAGAAGAAGCGGGCGGCGACGTAA
- a CDS encoding Lrp/AsnC family transcriptional regulator: MAGRDQLDGVDLKILSELQQDGRVRNNELALRVGVSAPNCLRRLKSLFSRGVIRAVRAVIDERLLGYEVVSFVSIQLGSQAQPVLEAFENSIAAIPRIQQCWRISGDTDYLLKCVAPSVESMRQQLLHFAAMPDVKNVRSFPVLGVAKDVPLPVQELAVASAG; encoded by the coding sequence ATGGCCGGGCGTGACCAGCTCGACGGCGTCGATCTGAAAATTCTTTCCGAGCTGCAGCAGGACGGGCGGGTGCGCAACAACGAGCTGGCGCTGCGCGTCGGCGTGTCCGCACCGAACTGCCTGCGGCGGCTGAAATCGCTGTTCAGCCGCGGCGTGATCCGGGCGGTGCGCGCGGTCATCGACGAGCGGCTGCTCGGCTATGAGGTGGTGTCGTTTGTCTCGATCCAGCTCGGCAGCCAAGCTCAGCCAGTGCTGGAGGCGTTCGAGAACTCGATCGCCGCGATCCCGCGCATCCAGCAGTGCTGGCGGATCTCGGGCGACACCGACTACCTCCTGAAATGCGTCGCGCCGAGCGTCGAGAGCATGCGGCAGCAGCTCCTTCACTTTGCCGCGATGCCCGACGTGAAGAACGTCCGGAGCTTCCCGGTGCTGGGCGTCGCCAAGGACGTGCCGCTGCCGGTGCAGGAGTTGGCGGTCGCCTCGGCGGGCTAG
- a CDS encoding GntR family transcriptional regulator, whose amino-acid sequence MKQPLKHRTLSAAIVDQLRQAILDGTYPAGSQLRQDALGEAYGVSRIPVREALFQLEAEGLVRIVPQKGAIVSELSLDEINDVFDLRRILEPRLLAQSAPRFSAEDFEGLDDIHKQFEKAIKARNVSEWGQLNADFHMALYVHAPQPRTRAIVLSLLQTSDRYTRLQLSNTKAMGIAEKEHAHLIALCRAHKVEEACRFLERHIEAVRKDLLQVVAIAPRSRRKEKS is encoded by the coding sequence ATGAAACAGCCTCTGAAGCATCGCACCCTGTCGGCCGCGATCGTCGACCAGCTCAGGCAGGCGATCCTCGACGGCACCTATCCGGCCGGCTCGCAGCTCCGCCAGGACGCGCTCGGCGAGGCCTATGGCGTCAGCCGCATTCCCGTGCGCGAGGCACTGTTCCAGCTCGAGGCCGAAGGCCTGGTGCGGATCGTGCCGCAGAAGGGCGCGATCGTCTCGGAGCTGTCACTGGACGAGATCAACGACGTCTTCGACCTGCGGCGCATCCTTGAGCCGCGGTTGCTGGCGCAGTCGGCGCCACGTTTCAGCGCGGAGGATTTCGAGGGCCTCGACGACATCCACAAGCAGTTCGAGAAGGCGATCAAGGCGCGCAATGTCAGTGAATGGGGCCAGCTCAACGCCGACTTCCACATGGCGCTCTACGTCCACGCGCCGCAGCCGCGCACCCGCGCGATCGTGCTGTCGCTGCTCCAGACCAGCGACCGCTACACACGGTTGCAGCTCTCCAACACCAAGGCGATGGGTATTGCGGAGAAGGAGCACGCTCATCTGATCGCGCTGTGCCGCGCGCACAAGGTCGAGGAAGCCTGCCGCTTCCTGGAGCGGCACATCGAGGCCGTGCGCAAGGATCTCTTGCAGGTGGTGGCGATCGCGCCGCGATCGCGGCGGAAGGAAAAATCGTAG
- a CDS encoding acetyl/propionyl/methylcrotonyl-CoA carboxylase subunit alpha, which yields MDRSKLYRRFRTLLIANRGEIACRVIRTARAMGLRTVAVYSEADRDAMHVALADEAVLLGPARARDSYLNVERLIEAAKKTGAEAVHPGYGFLSENAEFAQACYDAGLVFIGPTAEMMTAMGSKSGSKALMEKAGVPLVPGYHGEAQDDATLAKAVEKVGFPVLVKASAGGGGRGMRIVRSAAELGPAIVSAKREALAAFGDDRMLIEKYVDNPRHIEVQIIGDSHGNLLSLFERECTLQRRHQKVIEEAPSPTLNAAQRETVCAAARKAAGAVNYVGAGTIEFVSDGKDVFFIEMNTRLQVEHPVTELISGVDLVEWQLRVAFGEALPLKQDEIKLNGHAIEARVYAENPTKNFMPSVGKISTWRLPDETGGLRIDAGYREGDAVSPYYDAMLAKMIAWAPTRDVAIDRLNRGLEESDVRGIVTNIPFLSALITHPKVRTNAIDTGFIERELAVLTSAAPAPGELELCAAVAAIVNEERQVAQGEANSPWQTFGWQPVGRRQRSFAFRVGHGPEQEITLNYGSGPSTLVIGDRELAFAIAPKDGGFDLTLDGVKSSVAAVIDGHELYLRTRNGRFDLHWVDPFGGESEEHVGEDKIAAPLPGTVVAVLAEEGAKLDKGAPILTLEVMKMEQTLRAPYAGVLKSIKCKVGDIVQEGVELAVVEPSGE from the coding sequence ATGGACCGCTCAAAGCTCTACCGCCGTTTTCGCACGCTCCTGATCGCCAACCGCGGCGAGATCGCCTGCCGCGTCATCCGCACCGCGCGCGCCATGGGTCTGCGCACGGTCGCGGTCTATTCCGAGGCCGACCGCGACGCCATGCATGTCGCGCTCGCGGATGAGGCCGTGCTGCTCGGGCCCGCGCGCGCCCGCGACAGCTATCTCAATGTCGAGCGGCTGATCGAGGCCGCGAAGAAGACCGGCGCCGAGGCCGTGCACCCCGGCTACGGCTTCCTGTCCGAAAATGCCGAGTTCGCGCAGGCCTGCTACGACGCGGGCCTCGTCTTCATCGGCCCGACCGCCGAGATGATGACGGCGATGGGCTCGAAGTCCGGCTCGAAGGCGCTGATGGAGAAGGCCGGCGTGCCGCTGGTGCCTGGCTATCACGGCGAGGCCCAGGATGATGCGACCCTGGCGAAGGCGGTCGAGAAGGTCGGTTTCCCTGTTCTCGTGAAGGCCTCCGCCGGCGGCGGCGGGCGCGGCATGCGCATCGTGCGCTCGGCGGCCGAGCTTGGCCCCGCGATCGTCAGCGCCAAGCGCGAGGCGCTGGCCGCGTTCGGCGACGACCGCATGCTGATCGAGAAATATGTCGACAATCCCCGGCATATCGAGGTGCAGATCATCGGCGACAGCCACGGCAATCTGCTCTCGCTGTTCGAACGCGAATGCACGCTGCAGCGCCGGCACCAGAAGGTGATCGAGGAGGCGCCGTCGCCGACGCTCAATGCCGCCCAGCGCGAGACCGTCTGCGCCGCGGCGCGAAAAGCGGCGGGCGCGGTGAACTATGTCGGCGCCGGCACCATCGAGTTCGTCTCCGACGGCAAGGACGTGTTCTTCATCGAGATGAACACGCGCCTGCAGGTCGAGCATCCCGTGACCGAGCTGATATCAGGCGTCGACCTCGTCGAATGGCAGCTGCGTGTTGCCTTCGGCGAGGCGCTGCCGCTCAAGCAGGACGAGATCAAGCTCAACGGCCACGCGATCGAAGCGCGCGTCTACGCCGAGAATCCGACCAAGAATTTCATGCCGTCGGTCGGAAAGATCTCGACCTGGCGCCTGCCTGACGAGACGGGTGGCCTGCGCATCGATGCCGGCTATCGCGAGGGCGATGCGGTCTCGCCGTATTATGACGCCATGCTCGCCAAAATGATCGCATGGGCGCCGACGCGCGATGTCGCGATCGACCGGCTGAACCGTGGGCTGGAAGAATCCGACGTCCGCGGCATCGTCACGAACATCCCGTTCCTGTCCGCCCTGATCACGCACCCGAAGGTGCGGACCAATGCGATCGACACCGGCTTCATCGAGCGCGAGCTGGCGGTGCTGACGTCGGCGGCGCCGGCACCCGGGGAGCTCGAGCTGTGCGCTGCCGTCGCCGCGATCGTCAACGAGGAGCGGCAGGTCGCGCAAGGCGAGGCGAATTCTCCGTGGCAGACCTTTGGCTGGCAGCCGGTCGGCCGCCGCCAGCGCAGCTTTGCCTTTCGCGTCGGACATGGTCCGGAGCAGGAGATCACGCTGAACTATGGCAGCGGCCCGTCCACGCTGGTGATCGGCGACCGCGAGCTGGCGTTTGCGATCGCGCCGAAGGATGGCGGCTTCGACCTGACGCTCGACGGCGTCAAATCCTCCGTCGCCGCCGTGATCGACGGCCACGAGCTGTATTTGCGCACGCGCAATGGCCGGTTCGACCTGCACTGGGTCGATCCGTTCGGCGGCGAGAGCGAGGAGCATGTCGGCGAGGACAAGATCGCCGCGCCCTTGCCCGGCACGGTCGTCGCCGTGCTGGCCGAGGAGGGCGCCAAGCTCGACAAGGGCGCGCCGATCCTGACCCTCGAAGTGATGAAGATGGAGCAGACGCTGCGGGCGCCCTATGCCGGCGTGCTGAAGTCGATCAAATGCAAGGTCGGCGACATCGTGCAGGAAGGCGTCGAGCTCGCCGTGGTCGAACCTTCGGGGGAATGA
- a CDS encoding DUF3551 domain-containing protein, which yields MTPTSKTFVASAATLFASAFLMMTAPAAKADDYCITNGAQAAHGCGYPTMEACRQAAGGIGGSCSQAGGSKASNDALAFQPKQTKQPKARQGAQN from the coding sequence ATGACTCCGACCTCGAAGACGTTCGTCGCGTCCGCCGCGACGCTGTTTGCATCTGCGTTCTTGATGATGACCGCGCCGGCTGCGAAGGCCGACGACTACTGCATCACCAACGGCGCCCAGGCCGCGCATGGCTGCGGCTATCCGACGATGGAAGCCTGCCGTCAGGCAGCCGGCGGCATCGGCGGCTCGTGCTCGCAGGCCGGCGGCTCGAAGGCCAGCAACGACGCGCTCGCCTTCCAGCCGAAGCAGACGAAGCAGCCCAAGGCTCGCCAGGGCGCGCAGAATTAA
- a CDS encoding isovaleryl-CoA dehydrogenase — translation MNIPSIDFDLGEDIGMLRDTVRAFVEAEVAPRAAEVEKANLFPADLWKRFGDLGLLGMTAPEQYGGSNMGYLAHIVAMEEISRGSAAVGLSYGAHSNLCVNQIRRNGTDAQRQRYLPKLISGEYVGALAMSEPGAGSDVVSMKLRADKRGDRYVLNGSKMWITNGGDADVLVVYAKTDPEAGPRGMTAFLIEKGFKGFTHGQHLDKLGMRGSNTYPLFFDECEVPEENVLGSVGEGVKVLMSGLDYERAVLSGGPLGIMAACMDAVVPYMHERKQFGQPIGDFQLMQGKLADMYSTWQATRAYVYAVGKACDRGGHARTLRKDAAAAILYSAEKATWMAGEAIQALGGVGYTSEFPVGRLWRDAKLYEIGAGTSEVRRMLIGRELMSETA, via the coding sequence TTGAACATCCCGAGCATCGACTTCGATCTGGGCGAAGACATCGGCATGCTGCGCGACACCGTTCGCGCCTTCGTGGAAGCGGAGGTCGCCCCGCGCGCTGCCGAGGTCGAGAAAGCCAATCTGTTCCCGGCCGACCTCTGGAAGCGCTTCGGCGACCTCGGTCTGCTCGGGATGACCGCGCCGGAGCAATATGGCGGCTCGAACATGGGCTATCTCGCCCACATCGTCGCCATGGAGGAGATTTCGCGAGGCTCGGCCGCCGTGGGCCTGTCCTACGGCGCGCACTCCAATCTCTGCGTCAACCAGATCCGCCGCAACGGCACCGATGCGCAGCGACAGCGCTATCTGCCGAAGCTGATCTCAGGTGAATATGTCGGCGCCCTGGCGATGTCCGAGCCCGGCGCCGGCTCCGACGTCGTCTCGATGAAGCTGCGCGCCGACAAGCGCGGCGACCGCTACGTGCTCAACGGCTCGAAAATGTGGATCACCAATGGCGGCGATGCCGACGTGCTGGTGGTCTACGCCAAGACCGATCCGGAGGCCGGCCCGCGCGGCATGACCGCCTTCCTGATCGAGAAAGGTTTTAAAGGCTTCACCCACGGCCAGCATCTCGACAAGCTCGGCATGCGCGGCTCCAACACCTATCCCTTGTTCTTCGACGAGTGCGAGGTGCCCGAGGAGAACGTGCTGGGCAGCGTGGGCGAGGGCGTCAAGGTGCTGATGTCGGGTCTCGACTACGAGCGCGCCGTGCTCTCGGGCGGCCCGCTCGGCATCATGGCGGCATGCATGGACGCGGTGGTGCCTTACATGCACGAGCGCAAGCAATTCGGCCAGCCGATCGGCGATTTCCAGCTGATGCAGGGCAAGCTCGCCGACATGTATTCGACCTGGCAGGCGACGCGCGCCTATGTCTATGCGGTGGGAAAGGCCTGCGACCGCGGTGGCCACGCCCGCACGCTGCGCAAGGATGCGGCGGCGGCGATCCTCTATTCCGCGGAAAAGGCGACGTGGATGGCAGGCGAGGCGATCCAGGCGCTCGGCGGCGTCGGCTATACGTCCGAGTTTCCGGTCGGACGGCTCTGGCGCGATGCCAAGCTGTACGAGATCGGCGCGGGGACATCCGAAGTGCGCCGCATGCTGATCGGCCGCGAATTGATGTCCGAGACGGCCTAA
- a CDS encoding ETC complex I subunit: protein MTARIFKPAKNAMQSGRSKTKEWQLDYEPEQPRSVEPLMGWTSSGDMKQQITLRFHTKEEAVAYCERKGIAYQVIEPQDSIRRPVAYADNFSFRRGEPWTH from the coding sequence ATGACCGCACGCATTTTCAAGCCCGCCAAGAACGCGATGCAATCCGGCCGGTCCAAGACCAAGGAATGGCAGCTCGACTACGAGCCCGAGCAGCCGCGCTCGGTCGAGCCGCTGATGGGCTGGACCTCGTCCGGCGACATGAAGCAGCAGATCACGCTGCGCTTCCACACCAAGGAAGAGGCGGTCGCCTATTGCGAGCGCAAGGGCATCGCCTACCAGGTGATCGAGCCCCAGGATTCGATCCGCCGCCCGGTCGCCTATGCCGATAATTTCTCGTTCCGCCGCGGCGAGCCCTGGACGCATTGA
- a CDS encoding AraC family transcriptional regulator, which yields MPFQAATAMPRRAMTPAAFVRGVVAAYGRYGRDPAGALAKGQVTEDLVRSGDGRVTAAQFEALAGHAMRELDDEALGWFSRRLPWGTYGMLCRASITAPNLEVALKRWCRHHRLLTEDVLFELSVGDETATIAIREQRDLGPLREFCLVTLLRYVLGFSCWAIDSAIALRAAEFPYSEPGHVSVYPTIFCRTLSFDADGARIVFDKHYLSLPLTRSAADLDSMLKGALRLTVLPYRRDRLLVERVRRVLRHARGRSLGAEDVASELALSTRTMHRRLREEATSLRDLKEEAKFELAKQELMRGRTPIKRIAEIAGFRNEKSFSRAFRTWTGASPREFRGRYR from the coding sequence ATGCCCTTTCAAGCCGCGACAGCAATGCCCCGCCGCGCCATGACCCCCGCCGCCTTTGTCCGCGGCGTGGTCGCCGCCTATGGTCGCTACGGGCGGGATCCTGCCGGCGCGCTGGCCAAGGGACAGGTCACTGAAGACCTGGTTCGGTCCGGCGACGGACGGGTGACGGCCGCCCAGTTCGAGGCGCTGGCGGGCCACGCCATGCGCGAGCTCGACGACGAGGCGCTCGGCTGGTTCTCGCGCCGGCTGCCTTGGGGCACCTATGGCATGCTCTGCCGCGCCTCGATCACGGCGCCCAATCTCGAGGTCGCGCTCAAACGCTGGTGCCGGCATCATCGCCTGCTCACCGAGGACGTGCTGTTCGAGCTCTCGGTCGGTGACGAGACCGCGACCATCGCCATCCGCGAGCAGCGCGACCTCGGACCTTTGCGCGAATTCTGCCTCGTCACCCTGCTGCGCTATGTGCTCGGCTTCTCCTGCTGGGCGATCGATTCCGCGATCGCGCTGCGCGCGGCGGAATTCCCCTACTCAGAACCCGGCCACGTCTCGGTCTATCCGACCATTTTCTGCCGGACCTTGAGCTTCGATGCCGATGGCGCGCGCATCGTCTTCGACAAGCACTATCTGTCGCTGCCGCTGACGCGCAGCGCCGCCGATCTCGACAGCATGCTCAAGGGCGCGCTGCGGCTGACCGTGCTGCCCTATCGGCGCGACCGCCTGCTGGTCGAGCGCGTCCGCCGCGTGCTCCGCCATGCGCGCGGCCGCAGTCTCGGCGCCGAGGATGTCGCAAGCGAACTCGCGCTCTCCACCCGCACCATGCACCGCCGCCTGCGCGAGGAAGCAACCTCGCTGCGCGATCTCAAGGAGGAAGCCAAGTTCGAGCTGGCAAAGCAGGAGCTGATGCGCGGCCGCACGCCGATCAAGCGGATCGCGGAGATCGCGGGCTTCCGCAACGAGAAGAGCTTTTCCCGCGCCTTCCGCACCTGGACCGGCGCCTCGCCGCGCGAGTTTCGCGGAAGGTATCGATGA
- a CDS encoding dihydrodipicolinate synthase family protein yields MSRRVSWEGVFPAVTTQFHDDLSLDIDATAKVMDGLIRDGVSGLIVCGSVGENTSLERKEKVAIMETAKSVAAGRVPVLCGIAEFTTAFAVETAKEAARVGIDGVMVMPALVYSSKPHETAAHFRAVASATDLPVMLYNNPPIYKNDVTPDILASLADVETVVCFKDSSGDTRRFIDTRNMVGDRFVLFAGLDDVIVESVAMGAVGWVSGMSNAFPREGETLFRLARAGRLAEAMPLYEWFMPLLHLDARPDLVQCIKLCEHIMGRGTALTRPPRLALLPQEKAEVEAMMVKALKNRPRLPDVGLKAA; encoded by the coding sequence ATGAGCCGCCGCGTTTCCTGGGAAGGCGTCTTCCCGGCCGTCACCACGCAATTCCACGACGATCTCTCGCTCGACATCGATGCGACCGCCAAGGTGATGGACGGATTGATCCGCGACGGCGTCTCCGGCCTGATCGTCTGCGGCTCGGTCGGCGAGAACACCTCGCTCGAGCGCAAGGAGAAGGTCGCAATCATGGAGACGGCGAAGTCGGTCGCGGCCGGCCGCGTGCCCGTGCTGTGCGGCATCGCCGAATTCACCACGGCGTTCGCGGTCGAGACCGCAAAGGAAGCCGCGCGCGTCGGCATCGACGGCGTGATGGTGATGCCGGCGCTGGTCTACTCGTCCAAGCCGCATGAGACCGCCGCGCATTTCCGCGCCGTCGCCAGCGCGACCGACCTGCCGGTGATGCTCTACAACAATCCGCCGATCTACAAGAACGACGTCACCCCCGACATCCTCGCCTCGCTCGCCGACGTCGAGACCGTGGTCTGCTTCAAGGATTCCTCGGGTGACACGCGCCGTTTCATCGATACCAGGAACATGGTCGGCGACCGCTTCGTGCTGTTCGCAGGCCTCGACGACGTCATCGTCGAGAGCGTCGCCATGGGCGCGGTGGGCTGGGTCTCCGGCATGTCGAACGCCTTCCCGCGCGAGGGCGAGACGCTGTTCCGCCTCGCCAGGGCCGGCCGCCTGGCCGAGGCCATGCCGCTCTACGAATGGTTCATGCCGCTCTTGCACCTCGATGCCCGCCCGGACCTCGTCCAGTGCATCAAGCTGTGCGAGCACATCATGGGTCGCGGCACCGCCCTGACCCGCCCGCCGCGCCTCGCACTGCTGCCGCAGGAGAAGGCCGAGGTCGAAGCCATGATGGTCAAGGCGCTCAAGAACCGGCCGCGCCTGCCGGATGTCGGGCTGAAGGCGGCTTAG
- a CDS encoding carboxyl transferase domain-containing protein, protein MPLHSSIDTSSSDFARNSDAMRALVADLREKLSQVAGGGGEASRNRHTSRGKMLARERVDLLVDPGTSFLELSPLAAYGLYGGDVHSASVVTGVGRIAGRECVVVANDATIKGGTYYPMTVKKHLRAQDIARQNNLPCVYMVDSGGAFLPLQDEIFPDERHFGRIFYNQAQMSSQGIPQIAIVMGSCTAGGAYVPAMSDESIIVRNQGTIFLGGPPLVKAATGEVVSAEELGGADVHSRQSGVTDHYAQNDAHAIGIARRIVGTLKPSGRPNLNMHSARDPLFAAEEIYGVVPVDGRKPFDVRDIIARIVDGSEFDEFKKLYGTTLVCGFAHIWGFPVGIIANNGILFSESSLKGAHFIELCCQRGIPLVFLQNITGFMVGKKYEAGGIARDGAKLVTAVATASVPKFAVVIGGSYGAGNYGMCGRAYSPRFLWMWPNARISVMGGEQASMVLSQVRRDNIEAKGDSWSKEAEDKFREPIRAQYEHQGHPYYATARLWDDGVIDPADTRLVLGLGLSAASNAPIEPTKFGLFRM, encoded by the coding sequence ATGCCGCTCCATTCCAGCATCGATACGTCTTCATCGGACTTTGCGCGCAATTCGGATGCCATGCGCGCGCTCGTCGCCGACTTGCGTGAAAAGCTGAGCCAGGTTGCCGGCGGCGGCGGCGAGGCCTCCCGCAACCGCCACACGTCGCGCGGCAAGATGCTGGCGCGCGAACGCGTCGACCTGCTGGTCGATCCCGGGACGTCGTTCCTGGAGCTGTCGCCGCTCGCGGCCTACGGCCTCTATGGCGGCGACGTGCACTCGGCGAGCGTCGTCACGGGGGTGGGGCGCATCGCTGGTCGCGAATGCGTTGTTGTCGCCAACGACGCCACCATCAAGGGCGGCACCTATTACCCGATGACCGTGAAGAAGCACCTGCGCGCGCAGGACATCGCGCGGCAGAACAATCTGCCTTGCGTCTACATGGTCGATTCCGGCGGCGCCTTCCTGCCGCTGCAGGACGAGATCTTTCCGGACGAGCGGCACTTTGGCCGCATCTTCTACAACCAGGCCCAGATGTCCTCACAGGGCATTCCGCAGATCGCGATCGTGATGGGCTCCTGCACCGCCGGCGGCGCCTATGTGCCGGCGATGTCGGACGAGAGCATCATCGTGCGAAATCAAGGCACCATCTTCCTCGGCGGCCCGCCGCTGGTGAAGGCCGCGACCGGCGAGGTCGTCAGCGCGGAAGAGCTCGGCGGCGCGGACGTGCATTCGCGGCAGTCGGGCGTGACAGACCACTATGCGCAGAACGACGCGCACGCGATCGGCATCGCCCGCCGCATCGTCGGCACGCTGAAGCCGTCGGGGCGGCCCAACCTCAACATGCATTCGGCGCGCGATCCGCTGTTTGCGGCGGAGGAGATTTACGGCGTGGTGCCGGTCGACGGCAGAAAGCCGTTCGACGTGCGCGACATCATCGCCCGCATCGTCGACGGCTCCGAGTTCGACGAGTTCAAGAAGCTCTACGGCACGACGCTGGTGTGCGGCTTCGCCCATATCTGGGGTTTTCCAGTCGGCATCATCGCCAACAACGGCATTCTGTTCAGCGAAAGCTCGCTGAAAGGCGCGCACTTCATCGAGCTGTGCTGCCAGCGCGGCATTCCGCTGGTGTTCCTGCAGAACATCACCGGCTTCATGGTCGGCAAGAAATACGAGGCCGGCGGCATTGCGCGCGACGGCGCCAAGCTCGTGACGGCGGTTGCGACCGCCTCGGTGCCGAAATTCGCCGTGGTGATCGGCGGCTCCTACGGCGCCGGCAATTACGGCATGTGCGGCCGCGCCTATTCTCCACGCTTCCTCTGGATGTGGCCGAACGCGCGCATCTCGGTGATGGGCGGCGAGCAGGCTTCGATGGTGCTGAGCCAGGTCCGGCGTGACAATATCGAGGCCAAGGGCGACAGCTGGTCGAAGGAGGCGGAAGATAAGTTCCGCGAGCCCATCCGCGCGCAATATGAGCACCAGGGGCATCCCTATTACGCGACCGCGCGGCTGTGGGACGACGGCGTGATCGACCCGGCCGACACGCGCCTCGTGCTCGGCCTTGGCCTCTCGGCGGCGTCGAATGCGCCGATCGAGCCGACGAAGTTCGGCCTGTTCAGGATGTGA